AGCCTAAGATTTCAAATGCAAGAATGTCTGCCTAACTGATAGCATATTGTATGTTTAAATGGGCCTTTGTGCCAAACTGCTAATGCGAAAGTGCCCGCCTAACGGATAGCCTAAGGTTGCTAATGCGAGAATGTTTGCCTAACTGATAGCACTGTTTCTTATTGTGATGCACATTAAAATGTTATTATAATATGGCCTAACTGACACGGGTAACCGTGATGCCAAGGTGTCTAACTGACACAGTAAAGGAACCATATTTGGGGTTCACTCCGAGTAATGTTGGGTTGCGGGTAGACAACCGACGcttgagctcatggcctgcactagaaataggcatgcatcataaaTTGTTTGCGCATTTGATTGTGATTGCTTACTGTTCATTCTTTCTGCTATGTGCTATCtgcttcttgttaattttctattcTCTGACTCCTGTTTGTATTTAAAGTTGTATAATCACAAGTTCCCCAAAGCTTGGATTAAGATAATAAAACTAGGAACAATAGTCATAGAGAATAGCGTAAGGAGCGGCATTATCCCAACGGAAGATGCCAAGATAGAGTTATGTCAGAACCGCGATACGGAAGTAGCCGAGGGACTTAGTAAGTGAGTTATTACGATAGAGCTAGAACGCTAGGTTTCACGAGAGAGACGTGTTTTCACGGTGTCGCCTTACTGGGAACCATATAGGTTCCCACCCCTTCCTTTTCCTTTCCCCCCTAGATGGAGGATCTCGACTTGTCTACCACCACTGGAGTTCTATTTAGAGAGGTACCAGAGAATATTGTGTTTTTAGACCCTACAAAAGGTGCTTGAGACTAGTTCTGAGATGATGTTCTGCAGACCTGCGCCTCAGCAGTGGTATGATATAGGATAGACGGTCTTTGTTTCCTTAGAATATTCTTTTCCTcacttttataacttttcgAGGGGTAGagtttgttattttcttctATTAGCCTGGATACCAGCCTAGGAGATTTCTATATGAACCGGGTATCTGGGAAGTTGTCAGTTATATGTTTgtctatatatataagtatCAAAGCATGTTAAGTTTGTATGAACTAACTTGAGGTGTATATATGTATGAAGGTTTTCTACAATCTTGCTGCTATTTGACTTTGCTGTTAGATTGGTAGTTGATTTTATGATGTCCATCTCTAATGATGTTTTTGGTTAGTGCTAACGAGTTTACTAAGGAAagcatatgataaaaataagctAAAATACACAATTCGGTTAGTACAAAAGGCTCATATATAGCAAATATTATCGACTCTAGAGTTTTATAGGGCTACTGGGAAGTAACACCTGATGACTGGCAGTGATTCAGACCTGTCAAAAATTGGGTTGTTACATCAGTGCTACTTTTCGATTACCAGAGGCTCGGTGCAGCTTTCAGCAATGGTGAACCACTCTAGTTCTGGCAGTCTTCTTTCCCTCAAGTTCAGTTTTCTCCTCCCTCTCAACTCATCTTCACGGCGAGCACGATGGCAATAGTAGCGATGGCGCAGTAGCTCTGTGACGGTGACACGAATGGCTGTGGGGCCAGGGGAGACACTTTTCCTCTGTCACGTTTCCCCTCCCTGTGAGAGCTCCTCGTTTGTCTCTCTTCTCTACTGCAATGGTGACAACAAGGCTTCCCTCTGGTGGTGGCTCGAACGACAGCAGTGACAAGGCGTGGCGGCGCAGAACAATGCCACCTTCCTCCTCCTGGATTGTGTCTCTTTCTTTCTCCTAATTGtgttaaatacttcagttaagTCAGACAAGAGGTTGACGTCTTCTTTGGTTTTAACAAGCATGTTATCCACAAATACTTCCATTAATTTTCCAAGGTTAGGTGAGAACACCTTGTTCATTAATCGTTGATATATGGCTCTAGCATTTTTCAATCCAAAAGGCATTACTACATAATAATAGTTAGCTTTTGGAGTCATTAAAGAGGTATTCTCTTGGTCCAGCTTGTACATTTGGTTGTAATCTGAGTCTGCATCCATAAAGGATAGGTACatatacactacaagaaaaagcaatatttgtaacaaaaaaattgttacaaaaaattgaaattttgaaacaaaaggattttgtaacaaaaaaggGGTCGTTGCAGTATGTTccgttacaaaaagtttttgtaacaaaacatgaaactgttacaattcaaagtgatattttgtaacaaatttttctgatacaaaaaaTCAGAAGTCGTTACAAAagtggtaacaaatttttatcttcaaggtatttttgtaacaattttaaatttgttacaaaatttttgttacaaatattccattttcttgtagtgctatATCCTGAAGTTGAGTCTACCAAGGCATCAATACTGGAAAAGGGTATGGATCTTTGGGAAAGACTTTATTGAGGTAGGTATAATCAACATACATTCTCTATTTTCTGTTATGTTTCTTCACCAAGACTGTATTAGCTAGCCACAAAGGATACTTTGCCTCCTTTATGAATCCAGCTTCTAATAaggcttgtacttgttcttctacaacTTGTGCTCTTTTGGGCTCGAGTTTCCGTTACTTTTGTTGGACAAGTCATGAGCCCAGGCAAACAGCAAGCTTTTGACACAAAAGGTCAGAGTTTATCCCGGGCATATTCGAGGTTTTCCAGGTGAAGAGGTCGGAGTTTTGTTGTAAGAGCTTAATGTGGTTTTCTTTTAACTCTTTCTCGATGTTGGCTCCTATACTTGTTGTTTTTTCTGCCCTGTCTCTGATTTGTACCTCTTCAATTTTTCACTAGGTTGTGGTCGTAGCTCTTCTCGTGCTTGGACACCGCCGAGCTCAATTGTGTTGACTTCGTTATCCTTTATGCTTCCCTGTAGATTTAGGCTCTCATTATAGCATTTTTGTGCCAACCTCTGGTCTCCTCTTATGGTGGTAATTTTCTCTAATGAGAAGTGAAAATAACTGTAGCTAGTCGGTTCAAAGTTGTCTGACCTATCACTACATTGTAGATTGATGCTACGTCGACCACAATGTTATCTATGCTCAAAGTTCTAGACTTTAACCCCTTACCAAAAGTGGTATGTAAGGAGATGAAGCCAAGGGGTTAGATGGGTGTCTCTCCTAACTTGAAAAGACTGTCGAGATAGGCTCTTAGCTCTTTCTCTTATAATCCGAGCTTGTCTAGAGCAGGCTTGAATAAGACATCAGCCGAGCTCTCTTGATCTACCAAAGTTTGGTGGAGATTTGCATTGGCAAGTATCATTGTAATCACAACAGGATTATCATGTCTCAGGGTTACTCCTGGAGCCTCTTCTTTGGTAAATGAGATTGTGGGTAAATCGGAAACTTCCATTTCTTCACCGACTTAGTAAACTTCTTTTAGATATCTTTTACGAGAAAATTTGGTTATCTCTCCTCTTGCAAATCATCCAACTATTATGTGAATGTGCCTATCAGTGGTTTGTGGTGGTCGATTTTGTCGACCCCTATCTTTATCACTTCTCTTCCTTTATTCCAGATCGTCCGACCTTTCGGTGAGGTAGCTTTCTAACTGACTTTCTCTAGCCAATTtctctatcatatttttcagaTCATAGAAATCATTGGTGAAATGCTCATATAATTTATGATACTCGTAATATTCCGCCCGACTTCCGACTTTCTTGTGCTTATAACAGGACGAGGAGGTAGAAATTTTTCAATGTGGCAAATTTTCTTGTAGATGTCGACATGAGAAACTCAGAGTGgatgtagttatgatattttcaaGACTTCTCTGAGTTgtattcctcttttttttcttccttatcTTCGTCCTGAGCTTAATAGGGAGGATTTTGCCTTGGAACTGCCTTTCTAAGTCtggagttctcctccatgttaatGTACTTCTCCATTCGTTCTTGTACTTTATACAAAGAGGTTGGATGTCGCTTGGATATATATAGATTGAGAAAACGACCATTCTCTAAGGCCGTTAACCAACcccattattactgcttttGTGGATAAATTTTGGATCTCCAAACAGGCTTTGTTAAATCTCTCCATGTAAACTCGAAGAGTTTCTCCGACTTCTTGCTTGACCCCCAGTAGACTGAGAGCATTTTGACTTTATCTTTATAGATCAAAAAGTGGGTGAGAAACTTTCTTGCTAGGTCGTCAAAACAAGTAACCGACCTAGGTGATAGACTATCAAAATACTTCATCACCGCTTTGGTTAACATCGTCAGGAAAATTGTGTAGCGAGTTATATCGGACGCATCAGTCAGGTACATCTGACTTTTAAAATTACTGAGGTAGTATCTTGGGTTGGTCGTTCCGTCATATAGATCTATATCGAAACTTTTGAAGTTCCTAGGAACCCTAGGTTGCATGATCTCTTAAATGAACGGATCTTCTCCTCCAAGAGGGTTTTCCTCCCAATCTGCCTGATTACTCTGACTTCGAAGGTCAACCTCTAGTTTCGAGAACTTTTCTTCCAAATATCATCATCGTCGTACCTCTTTTCGCAAATCTCTTTTCACTTCTCTTTGTCACTAAATTTCTTGTTCAAGTTGCTCTAATTGGTCATCGTGCTCGTGTACAAGTTCCATGATCTTTGTTGGATGAGGGGCTCTTCTTTCTCAGGTATGGATGAACTTCTGAATGGATTTGTTATGGTGGAGGATTTCCTGATGTACCCTCTCCATCGGGACCGCTCGCTTTTTTATGTTGTGGAGGTATCATGAGTGTTCGGTCATCATTTTGAGGTTCTGGTTTTAATTCAGATGCCGTGCGGCTGTCTTTGAATTAATTATCTGCTATGATTGGGTGTAGACTTCTAAGTCCCTAGCAATGGCGTCAATATTCCGAGGATTACCTGAAACTGGGTTATTTTTAGGCCTGAACATGAGGTCCAGACTTCTTTTGAGGCAGAATCCGACTTCTACTGGCGTCGAGGTGCCGTCATCCGAGTTCTTCGTGAGGAGGTGGGGGTGGTACATGCAAGGGACTCCAAGGCTTAATTTAGCAAGGGTTTAAggtaggtttttagtagattggaTTCTGAATATAGCTGAGGATGTTAGTATATTTATAGTAGAaaagataactaatttttagAGTAGTTCAACCTTTAATGGTGGgtatttgtttctttttttctagGAAAGTTGTTGAGATCTCCCTTATAGTTAAGTAGGAGAAATCTTAAAAGTTAATTACTTATTCACCTAGGTAGAGTTGAACCGTCGTCGTCACGCCCGACCTATATGAGATTGAATAGGTGTAGTAGTTGAATcttttgaataaatttttatttattttgggctTGATTATATCTTTGGGCCAaaatataaacaataataatattattcaaaGTTATTAATATTAGTCATTTAAATGCTCTatctaaaatctatatgaattgaaatattataaatgttTTAGTACACATAATTCTCTGTATATAGTTTTTATGAATATTTAGtaataagataagaaaataaaaatgaaatataaaaatttcctataaataaaaaataattattaaaataaaatgtaacaAATTCGTTATCAATGTCAAaaaaatatgtgtatatattATTAAGACTGAGTACCggattaacataaaaaataatgtatccaattatttatataattacttATATAAAGGTATTTTGGAACAATCAGACAAAAagtcaataaattttaatttgctaaaagttttactttttcaagaaatagtttattaaaattaattgttaaaagataattttttaaagattataGTATCTATATTTAGTAAAtaacactaaaatttttttttcataaacacaaataagaacaattatgtttgatgaataatagttcttaaaattaaaaaagactatatatatatatatatatgagtaaGGTTAGATATTTATTAATGtactaaattatattaaatttttttaaatttgataaatataacttaattttaatttttttaaatactttcAAAAACACCTTTAGTTAAAGAATGCAAATATAagtatgtgattttttttatttattaaacacctcttaaaaaaattttataaaaccaACCCTAAATATGGTGAAACATAATGTGATAGGAGACTAAATAGTGTGATAATAGTCTCTTCGaagaattataatttttttttataatagtcTCAGTTTTTTCTGTAGAAAGGTGAAGTATGAATTTTTggtttagtatttattattaaaagtcTATAAACTTTTTGAAAGCTGAAAGTTTAACTATGTTGGTATCTCAAGAGTGAACATTTAGTTAATATTTCCTTTGAGTATTATTTTTGCAATCTTTTAGGTTTGATTTTTCTGTTCCTGTAAGGTTTTTTGTGTTTGACTTTGATTTAAGATTCTTTGTGTTAgactttgatttgatttttttttattgattatttatcCTTCATAGCAATGCTGaaagaaattttaattaattaaagatcaatttttgtatgtttctttcctttttagaTCGAGGTTGTaactcaataattaaaaaaaacaacaaaacttatatgtgaaaaaaaataaccaaataataagataattggATAACGCACCTTGCTATTTCCTGTATCAAACAACACTTTGGgtctaaaataaaactaatatttttaaaagaatttaaatataattattttaaaggtCAACCTTTAGTCCTTAAAGCTTAAGCGACAAATCAAGGCTTGGAGACATAGTAGTGGAAGGTTCATCTGGCTTTGGATTCTGATCATGAGTATCATCAATCCTTATTGTTGGGTTGTTATTGATGGCTGCATTAGAAGTAGAAGCAACATCTGTAGAAGAAACTCCGAATAGGGGAATAGTTCTACTACCGCCGTTATCATCTTCtctaaacaaattcaaatttgaagaaCCTCCCCCATTTAGTTGCAATCCCTCAAGCATCCCTGACCGTGACCAATTATGGTTATTATGATCGAACCTAAGGCGAGACCAAGGATAAGAATTAGGTTTGTGAATCATGGAGTCGATCCTTACCCCAAGTGCCCTATTATATAAAGGGTGAGAGGTCAGGCTAGGGTAAGTAGAATAATAAGGAAAGTGAGGGTGACCAAAGCCAGTTGCGTCGATTGCTTGGCGACGTTTCGCTATGGCGCGCTCCTGTTTGTGTGCATTTTGGTGCCCTCCTAGGGCTTGCGAAGACGAGAAATTTCTGTTGCAGAAGTTACAAGAGAAGGTTCTAGACTCTGAAGTAGTCTTCTCCTCGGTGTTTTTATTCTTTCCTTCATCAATGTTGTTAGCCAAAGAAGGCGAGGATTCTTTCGTCACCCTCTTTCCCGGGTTGAAAAAATCGAGCTCCTGCACTTTCGAAGAACAACGAAGCGATGAATCATCATTCGAGAGCTTTACAAATGCCAACATCGTTCTCGAATTGGAGGCTTGATCCACCAGTTCGGTTGCCAAATCATTGTCCCTCGAATTGTTGGTGTTATTACCACTCCCTTCAGAGATGCTAGAGGATCTAGAAGGACATGCATCCGAATTTTGTGCTGCCATGGCTCAATACAGTTAGAAGAGatatttggattttgaaatttgaatttaaatcaagtGGTTTTCGGATACTGATGAGAACGTTATTTATACAATGAAACCTGTATAGGGTTAGTTGATTAGAGTTTATAATTGTACTCAACATTACAAGGTTTTATCTcgatttaataaatatattgagatctttacaattattattattaccaaGGGTTCTACTTTTCCAATCAATATCTTTGTATTAATTCAGGAAATCTtcgaaattaaatttgattgattgattATATGATTCGGAAGCGTTGTACATAGTTGCCAgtaatgtttatttattttttgtaggaTTTAAATGTAAAGTTCATCAGTGTATGCTACTTTAACTCGAAGCTTTTAGTGCAACTTGATAAAACTTGGTCATTTTAAGAGTAAAGTACCAATTCGATTTCTGTCTATTTTCTAAAATGACAAGACGATCCTTaatcaaaaatcttttttattacgGTCTTTGATCTTGTACTTCGTCTGTCAACCCGGTCCTTTTGTCAGTTTTACGGCAAAAACTTGTCGGAAATTGCTGACATGTCAGGTGCAAAAATAGACAGAGACCTAGTtgtctctaaatttaaattggttagggatttatttgttcttattattctttaagcaatattttttaattatttttttattcattgtattaatattcttttttaataaataaatataaactaattaataaattatttaaattttttttaataaataaatacaaactaattaataaattattcaaatttaaaagtatCATGTATTATAaaaccaaataaataatttttaatatataaataataaacattaaaattcagttaatacattaataataataattctatgatATACTATTAGTATTATGATCTAGTTAATTTTCACAATAAAGTGAAAACATAGAACACAATATTTGATATATAGTAaactttttttaactaataacaaattcaattttttatctctttaaactaaattaataattctattAAGTGAAAACTAATGAACACAATATTTGATATATAGTAAACCTTTTTTgactaataacaaatttaattttttatctctttaaactaaattaataattctatttGATATCTTTGCACTAAAATACACTATAAGTAGGCTACTAAtactaaatgaaataaaacataaaataattatttgtgcGGGTATTCTCTGACTAATGAAGAATTagttttttttgaaagaaaaactaaatcCCTGATAATTGTACGCATATATTTGATTTGTATTTACATATGCGTATGAGATTTGAAAGCATCAACActtaaaaaggaaaataattaTCTAGCCGTATTTATTATGTACAAGGAATAATGGCTAACTAAAGTGTAACACTGTAACTTACTATGGGGTATGTACAGCTCCCTAGAAGAAAGATTTcgaaaagaattttttatgtCCTTTTTTATTACACTAATACTAGCAAATATACCTTGTATTATTTACACGTATTGAAATAAGAAGATTtagaaatttcaaaattttttcaaatctcgtttaatctaatttattaataatgatcattttcttcttttttatgaaCAAGTAGATGATAATATTTGATGTATCGTTGAAAATTACGAAATACggatattttgttaaattttagataCGACACTCATGAATACTTAATCGATAAGTGTATTTATTgcgtttaattatattttaataaaaaataaaaaaatttaaatatgtttaaGACACATCTAAATACTATTACGTATTAATAttatgtctaattttattgtatAAGTTTCCATGCATTATAAGTTTAAATTAAAGTCATTTGCTTTTTATGTCTTGTATATACTTTACACTTGGCCACAGTTAAACAAAGTCATCATAAGTCAAAACTTTCTACCATTAAATATGAAATATCGAAATCACCCATCCCACTTCACGATAAATATGCACAAATTTTGTATGAATACTAAAAATAGTCATCACAATAATTTTgtacttttatttatgttttgtcgAATAAATGTAAATCtagtttatttatattatttatgaggtttcattataaatataaattaagctTGATTATATTATTCATATAAGTTTGATTATGGATGTGAATCTagttgattattttatatacaaagtttgattataaatatgatataaaattatcttaataattaattttttatgcacACATGAATTGGGTAATTGATAAAAATTACTCTATACTTAAAATAAGTgtcatttttatctttaaataattacttaaatcaatatatcatattttttaaattaaacattttaattcatcaaattttaaaatattcaaaacaattatcaatgtttaattttattggacAATATAGTCTTTTTTGCATTAGTTACTAATAGTAAATACTGCTGACATGAAATTTTAACTCGCACATGTAGCCGTTAAGTATCTACGTATGCGATCTAGACAAATCAATTTctaaaataaagtacaaaacAATCcctaaagaattaaaaaaattctcaaaacagttcttgaaaattttaaaattttttaaatagtcCTTTtgaagtatatatataaaattatttcaaaattaataaattttaatttttaaaaaatttttggtctatttatcttaaaattaattattttaattattgttttgtatataaataatctaatttgagataaataaataaaaaattttagatattaaaatttattaattaaaaaataattatacataAATTTGTTAACATTTTTGCTGTTCTTGTTAGCAAGGACGGATCTAAAAATTTAGTAGAgaagaaactaaaaattaaaataacattgTATAATCAaatgtaatattatatatttaataatatatataatcatgattaatattttttaattaaaaaatactaataattgcttgttatataaaaaagttatcttaattcttataaaaaaaatttgattttgaattcgataaaatataaaaatattttttttaattgatttatattgTTGAATATTATTGAgacaataaattatatttttatactttatattataaaaatgctataaaataatataaataggttgttctaataattttagaaaatgctataaaataatataaataggtNNNNNNNNNattataattttaatatcattaaaaaaataaattttaaaataatttatttttgagataAAGATGACGACATATAACggctaatttaaaatattattgaattgCGGTTAACCAATCGGTACATGAACTTATGATCTATATAAAATAGATATGCATTCATCATATGTATTTGTATAGATTGCCTAAATGTACTTTATATTATTGTGACTTTCTTGCTAATTAATTTATGTGTGATTTGTTTGTATATTTGGATTGAGTGAATTGCTTGTGTTTGTTGCTTTAAGAATATGTTAAAGGTTGATGTCGACTaagatttattttaagaatCATAATTTGAAGAAAGTAACTAATTGTTTAAAGTagactgaaattttttttttaaaatttaacataaataaatattctgaagatattaattaattatatgcatTTTATTCCTTATTTTTacgatatttttattttctactaaAAACGAACAGTTTATTTTCAccccaaaattttttaactctTTCAGCAACAAACATGAAGACGAATTGCAAagctacaaaaaaaataaataaactttaaaataatttacttttatgtatgtactataatatataaagatttttttagttattataaatgttaaaatatttttatatgataataagtgtaaaaattaaaaaaaatacttaaaagagaaaaaagtttaaatatttgaagatttagaattttatttaatcAAAAAGAGAttgacaataatatttttctatgaaGCAGAAACACTTTGTTGAGTTGTTGTGTTTGTATGTGGGATATGTTTCGGACATGATTTCATCGACACTCATCCAATATACATATCTGTTGTATCCAACCTgtcctaataaaaaataaaaaattcttcttcGGATACATTTGGACATACataaataccatcacgtgtcagTGTGTTTAGTCTTGTTATTAATATGTATTCttgaaatgagtttagaaataatatatattattatttattaaaataaaaaatattttaaatactttatataattaaaagaacacattaaaaatagttaaaaaattatttgatattttaatattaataaaatattaaaatattattgtaatttatctaaaaaatacttattgTGTCCCTGTATCTTATAAGATTTCAAAATTCGTATGTCCATGTGTGTCTCATATTGTATCGTATCCCGTATTTATATTAGTATCTATACATCAtagtatttttttcaatttaaaaattgttacttgcttttgaatttaataatttaattatttatataaaataattatttattgtatttttaaaataaaaaataaaattatataatatataataattttataataatttatcaaCATAAATAATAGCCTTAATATCATTTATAGATATTTAGGGGGATTCACCCAaacaaattatttaaagatGAAAATTACACCAATGTTCTAATTGTATTGGCAATTGTACGAAGGTGTTATTGTACAAGGGGACTTAAgttgttttaattaaaaaaggtAAGGAAAAAGAGATTAACAcaatatttacaataaatttGGGATACATGGTGCATTTGGTGTTAAGTGAACTATAATGGTGCATTTGGAGTAAAATGAACTATATTTGCCCTTGTTAGATTGTTAGATTTGCTCCCACTATATTAGAGAATATACAATTATATATGTAAAACTAgtgtatgtatttatatataatatatgaaaaatatctatttactttatatttttattaatattttttaagtttatttttattaatttatatataaaaaaattataaatNNNNNNNNNNNNNNNNNNNNNNNNNNNNNNNNNNNNNNNNNNNNNNNNNNNNNNNNNNNNNNNNNNNNNNNNNNNNNNNNNNNNNNNNNNNNNNNNNNNNNNNNNNNNNNNNNNNNNNNNNNNNNNNNNNNNNNNNNNNNNNNNNNNNNNNNNNNNNNNNNNNNNNNNNNNNNNNNNNNNNNNNNNNNNNNNNNNNNNNNNNNNNNNNNNNNNNNNNNNNNNNNNNNNNNNNNNNNNNNNNNNNNNNNNNNNNNNNNNNNNNNNNNNNNNNNNNNNNNNNNNNNNNNNNNNNNNNNNNNNNNNNNNNNNNNNNNNNNNNNNNNNNNNNNNNNNNNNNNNNNNNNNNNNNNNNNNNNNNNNNNNNNNNNNNNNNNNNNNNNNNNNNNNNNNNNNNNNNNNNNNNNNNNNNNNNNNNNNNNNNNNNNNNNNNNNNNNNNNNNNNNNNNNNNNNNNNNNNNNNNNNNNNNNNNNNNNNNNNNNNNNNNNNNNNNNNNNNNNNNNNNNNNNNNNNNNNNNNNNNNNNNNNNNNNNNNNNNNNNNNNNNNNNNNNNNNNNNNNNNNNNNNNNNNNNNNNNNNNNNNNNNNNNNNNNNNNNNNNNNNNNNNNNNNNNNNNNNNNNNNNNNNNNNNNNNNNNNNNNNNNNNNNNNNNNNNNNNNNNNNNNNNNNNNNNNNNNNNNNNNNNNNNNNNNNN
This sequence is a window from Arachis duranensis cultivar V14167 chromosome 2, aradu.V14167.gnm2.J7QH, whole genome shotgun sequence. Protein-coding genes within it:
- the LOC107474629 gene encoding zinc finger protein GIS-like; this encodes MAAQNSDACPSRSSSISEGSGNNTNNSRDNDLATELVDQASNSRTMLAFVKLSNDDSSLRCSSKVQELDFFNPGKRVTKESSPSLANNIDEGKNKNTEEKTTSESRTFSCNFCNRNFSSSQALGGHQNAHKQERAIAKRRQAIDATGFGHPHFPYYSTYPSLTSHPLYNRALGVRIDSMIHKPNSYPWSRLRFDHNNHNWSRSGMLEGLQLNGGGSSNLNLFREDDNGGSRTIPLFGVSSTDVASTSNAAINNNPTIRIDDTHDQNPKPDEPSTTMSPSLDLSLKL